AGGAACGGTCAACCTGAATGCTGTCTATGACAGACACTCGCCATTGTAAGACCTGACTAACAGGCATCGACTAAAACAACCTTTTTTAACTATTACACTGAATAAGGGCTGACGGAAAGCTAATGCCGATACATCGGCAATTGCAAATTCGAACTGTACAACGCATTGGTTGTTGATAGTAGCACAAAGCTGATGGGCTGCGGGATGGAGCGGATACCCCGCAGGCCGCAGCGCAGCAAGGACGAGGAGTAGTAGTGACAGCCCGAACTGCAGCTGACACCTGCACAACTGCCGGTAGCCCCTACTTTTGCTGGCTGTCTTTTTTAATTGCGAAATACATTTTATGAGTAATCTGATACAAGAATTCAACGACTACCGGACCCGCATGAACGAGGTGATTTTGAGCAAGGATAACCTGGTGATCAAACGCCTCTGGAACCTGGACACCAACACCTATGCCGAAGGTGCCCTCAGCACCAAAACCAAAGAAATGATGGGCCTCGTAGCCAGCATGGTGCTGCGCTGCGATGATTGCATTAAATACCACCTGGGCAAATGCCATGAGCTGGGTGTGAACACAGCAGAGATGTATGAAATATTTGCCGTGGCCAATATTGTGGGTGGCACCATAGTGATACCCCATACCCGCCGGGCAGCGGAGTATTGGGAAGAGCTGCAGGCTCAGAAGACTGCATAAACTGGTTGGCAACGTTTTCGTAAAAAAGCCGGGCCAAAAATGAGGCCCACACCAGCCGGCCTGCTTTTTGTCACACTATGGAATGTGTGAAACCGGTAAATTCGCAGGAATACTTAAAATGATTGTTTGAGCATGAGTACAGATGTGGCAACAGCCCCCAAGCTTACCGCAAAAGATTTTGCAACCGACCAGGAAGTACGCTGGTGTCCCGGTTGCGGCGATTACAGCATATTGGCACAGGTACAGCGGGTGATGCCCGACCTGGGCATTCCGAAGGAAAACATTGCCATCATTAGCGGCATTGGTTGCAGCAGCCGTTTTCCGTATTACATGAACACGTTTGGCATGCACAGCATTCATGGCCGTGCTACTGCCATAGCGAGTGGCCTGAAAGCCAGCCGCCCCGAGCTGAGTGTGTGGATTGTGAGTGGCGATGGCGACAGCATGAGTATTGGTGGCAACCACACCATTCACCTGCTGCGCAGAAACCTCGACGTAAACCTGATGGTGTTCAACAACCAGATTTATGGTTTGACGAAGGGCCAATACTCACCTACATCTGAAACCAATAAGATTACGAAGAGTACGCCCATGGGCAGTATCGATCATCCGTTTAACCCACTGGCGCTGGCCATGGGTGCCGATGCGACGTTTATTGCCCGCAGTATGGACCGCGACCCGAAGCACCTGCAGGAAACACTGAAACGGGCTCATGGCCATAAGGGTACCAGCTTTGTAGAAATCTATCAGAACTGCAACATCTTCAACGATGGTGCTTTTGAAATATTTACAGAGAAAGGCACCAAGGCGGATGAAGTGCTGTTTTTGGAACACGGCCAGCCCATGATTTTTGGTGCAGAAAAAAATAAGGGTGTTCGCCTGAACGGCTTTACACCAGAAGTGGTAACACTGGGCGAAGGCTTTACTGCCGACGACCTGTGGGTACACGACGAGCACGATATTTTCAAAGCACAAATACTGGTGCGTTTGTTTGATGACCCCCGTAAACCGGGCCACCTGCCTCGTCCGTTTGGCGTGTTTTACCAAACCGACCGCCCCTGCTACGAAGACGTAATGGCCATGCAACTGGAAGAAGCCGTAGCCAAAAAAGGCAAAGGCAACCTGGCGAAGCTGCTCCGTGGCAATGAAACCTGGGAGATTTTGGGGTAGTGGGTTTGTGGTTTGGTAAGGAATAGAATGCTCGCCTGTCTGTTTAACAAAGAACTCTCATCATGTAGAATAAGTAAAGAAGCTACACCCAAATAGTGTAGCTTCCTTTTTGATATAAGAACACAAGAACCGGCACATTTTTGTGCTGAAAAAAACACATCAATTTCCCTTGACATTCTCCGCATTTAATTTCGATCCCAGGTTACAAGAAAGC
The Phnomibacter ginsenosidimutans genome window above contains:
- a CDS encoding carboxymuconolactone decarboxylase family protein, yielding MSNLIQEFNDYRTRMNEVILSKDNLVIKRLWNLDTNTYAEGALSTKTKEMMGLVASMVLRCDDCIKYHLGKCHELGVNTAEMYEIFAVANIVGGTIVIPHTRRAAEYWEELQAQKTA
- a CDS encoding 2-oxoacid:ferredoxin oxidoreductase subunit beta is translated as MSTDVATAPKLTAKDFATDQEVRWCPGCGDYSILAQVQRVMPDLGIPKENIAIISGIGCSSRFPYYMNTFGMHSIHGRATAIASGLKASRPELSVWIVSGDGDSMSIGGNHTIHLLRRNLDVNLMVFNNQIYGLTKGQYSPTSETNKITKSTPMGSIDHPFNPLALAMGADATFIARSMDRDPKHLQETLKRAHGHKGTSFVEIYQNCNIFNDGAFEIFTEKGTKADEVLFLEHGQPMIFGAEKNKGVRLNGFTPEVVTLGEGFTADDLWVHDEHDIFKAQILVRLFDDPRKPGHLPRPFGVFYQTDRPCYEDVMAMQLEEAVAKKGKGNLAKLLRGNETWEILG